Proteins encoded together in one Aminipila butyrica window:
- a CDS encoding GNAT family N-acetyltransferase: protein MKLDYKTPTAQDYINLRLRSGMGEKELHRSQRALENSLFVVSLYDDDTLIGFGRIVGDGGITYVVSDIMVDKRYQRQGYAEQIMKAIDCYLQENTHEDSYICLIANHPADRLYHKHQFEYLPENKCGMLRNQSKNKLVD, encoded by the coding sequence ATGAAACTTGATTACAAAACGCCCACCGCCCAAGATTATATAAATCTCCGCTTGCGTTCTGGCATGGGCGAAAAAGAATTACACAGAAGTCAGAGGGCCCTGGAGAATTCCTTGTTTGTGGTTTCTCTCTACGATGACGATACCTTGATTGGTTTTGGCCGCATAGTGGGTGATGGCGGTATAACCTATGTTGTAAGTGATATTATGGTGGACAAACGTTATCAGCGACAAGGTTATGCGGAACAGATTATGAAAGCCATCGATTGCTACCTTCAAGAAAACACCCATGAAGATAGTTATATTTGCCTCATAGCAAATCATCCTGCTGATCGGCTGTATCACAAGCATCAATTTGAGTACTTGCCGGAAAACAAGTGTGGCATGCTGCGAAATCAGAGCAAGAACAAACTTGTCGATTAA
- the speD gene encoding adenosylmethionine decarboxylase: MEKIKLHGFNNLTKTLSFNLYDVSYTKTVCDRKAYIEYIDEEYNAPKLTNILENVTQIIGANILNIAVQDYDPQGASVTILICEESAPPSHHPYTLNPSVVGHLDKSHITVHTYPEYHPDNGVCTFRADIDVSTCGEISPLMALNYLIDSFDSDIMTIDYKVRGFTRDIKGNKLFIDHDITSIQDYIEREFLNIYQMIDVNVYQENIFHTKCKVRNFQLDDYLFNLKEENLNEKELRKITNRLKNEIDEIFYGRNLPTLY, encoded by the coding sequence TTGGAAAAAATCAAATTACATGGATTCAATAATCTGACGAAGACCTTGAGCTTCAATTTATATGATGTGAGCTACACAAAAACCGTTTGTGATAGAAAAGCCTACATTGAGTACATTGATGAGGAATACAATGCGCCAAAGCTGACCAATATTCTGGAAAACGTTACCCAAATCATCGGTGCCAACATTTTAAATATCGCCGTGCAGGATTACGATCCCCAAGGTGCCAGCGTGACTATTTTAATTTGCGAGGAAAGTGCCCCGCCGTCTCATCATCCCTACACGCTGAACCCCTCTGTGGTGGGTCATCTGGACAAAAGCCACATAACAGTTCACACCTATCCAGAATACCATCCGGATAACGGCGTATGCACCTTTCGGGCAGATATTGACGTATCCACCTGCGGTGAAATCTCTCCGCTGATGGCTTTAAATTATTTGATTGACAGCTTTGACTCAGACATTATGACTATAGATTATAAAGTGAGAGGTTTTACTCGCGACATAAAGGGAAACAAGCTCTTTATCGATCACGATATCACCTCCATCCAAGACTACATCGAACGGGAATTCTTAAACATTTACCAGATGATTGACGTAAATGTTTACCAGGAAAACATCTTCCACACCAAATGCAAGGTGCGGAACTTTCAGTTGGATGATTACCTGTTCAACCTAAAAGAAGAGAACTTAAACGAAAAAGAGTTGAGAAAAATTACCAATCGGTTGAAAAACGAGATTGATGAAATTTTCTACGGAAGAAACTTGCCTACATTATATTAG
- a CDS encoding helix-turn-helix transcriptional regulator, translating into MKNKRMKIARMEADMKQDDLAKAIGVTRQTIGLIESGEYNPTLKLCIGICRALGKTLNDLFWEE; encoded by the coding sequence ATGAAAAACAAGCGAATGAAGATTGCCCGAATGGAAGCCGATATGAAACAAGACGATTTGGCAAAGGCTATAGGCGTTACCCGGCAGACGATTGGACTAATCGAATCAGGAGAATACAACCCTACCCTAAAACTTTGCATTGGAATTTGCAGAGCCCTTGGCAAGACATTAAATGATTTATTTTGGGAGGAATGA
- a CDS encoding carbon monoxide dehydrogenase, which yields MNNCFGCNTCKSADKPLEAFIASLPLETSHHRVESQRTKCGFGLQGVCCRLCSNGPCRITPDAPRGICGANADTIVTRNFLRAVAAGSGCYIHVVENTALNLKNTARAKGPIKGEKALERLCQLFDISGSSLYEKAEKAADAVISDLYKPEYVQMELVEKLAYKPRFEKWKELGILPGGAKSEVFRGVVKCSTNLNSDPVDMLVDCLRLGISTGLYGLVLTNLLNDVLLGEPELRFAPVGLRVINPDYINIMITGHQHSMFTDLQERLIQPEAVAKAKAVGAKGFKLVGCTCVGQDLQLRGSHYTEIFDGHAGNNYTSEAILATGAIDAVLSEFNCTLPGIEPICEELKIKQICLDSVAKKANAELMEFPFTERAHQGELIIDKIVEAYAARRGALNLDFSQANAEWKPLIDALMGAYKSIHKDVPLNLLPDHGNDNTLTGVSEVSLKAFLGGKWKPLIDLIAAGEIKGLAGVVGCSNLTAGGHDVLSVELTKELIAKDILVLTAGCSSGGIENCGLMTPEAAQMAGPKLRAVCEKLGIPPVLNFGPCLAIGRLEIVASEMAEELGVDLPQLPLVLSAAQWLEEQALADGAYGLALGLPLHLGLPPFITGSKVAVKVLTEDMKQLTGGQLIINSDAKESAELLEKIILEKRSALNI from the coding sequence ATGAATAACTGTTTCGGGTGTAATACCTGTAAAAGTGCAGACAAGCCTTTGGAAGCGTTTATAGCCAGCTTGCCCTTGGAAACGTCTCACCACCGGGTGGAATCCCAGCGCACGAAATGCGGCTTTGGGCTGCAAGGTGTCTGTTGCAGGCTGTGTTCCAATGGACCCTGTCGGATTACGCCGGATGCACCTAGAGGAATTTGCGGGGCCAATGCGGATACCATCGTCACCAGAAATTTTTTACGGGCGGTAGCCGCTGGCTCCGGCTGCTATATCCACGTAGTGGAAAATACTGCTTTAAACTTAAAAAACACAGCCAGGGCCAAAGGTCCGATTAAAGGCGAAAAGGCCTTGGAACGACTCTGCCAGCTCTTTGACATTAGTGGGAGCAGTCTTTATGAAAAGGCGGAGAAGGCAGCTGACGCGGTGATTAGCGATTTGTACAAACCAGAATACGTCCAGATGGAGCTGGTAGAAAAACTTGCCTACAAGCCTCGTTTTGAAAAATGGAAGGAACTGGGCATTTTGCCGGGGGGCGCAAAATCTGAAGTATTTAGAGGGGTGGTGAAATGTTCTACCAATCTGAATTCTGACCCGGTGGACATGCTGGTAGACTGTCTGCGACTGGGTATTTCTACGGGTCTGTACGGACTTGTGCTCACCAATCTGCTCAATGATGTTCTCCTGGGGGAGCCGGAGCTGCGATTTGCACCGGTAGGCCTGCGGGTTATCAATCCGGATTACATCAACATTATGATTACCGGGCATCAGCATTCCATGTTTACAGATCTTCAAGAAAGGCTGATTCAACCAGAGGCCGTGGCCAAGGCCAAAGCGGTAGGGGCTAAAGGCTTTAAACTGGTAGGATGTACCTGTGTAGGACAAGATTTGCAGCTGAGAGGAAGCCATTACACGGAGATTTTTGACGGACACGCTGGAAATAACTACACCAGCGAAGCCATTTTGGCTACCGGTGCTATCGACGCCGTGTTGTCTGAATTCAACTGCACCCTGCCGGGCATTGAACCCATCTGTGAGGAACTGAAGATTAAACAAATCTGTCTGGACAGCGTAGCTAAAAAAGCCAATGCGGAATTGATGGAGTTCCCCTTTACAGAAAGGGCCCATCAGGGAGAACTGATTATCGACAAAATTGTCGAGGCCTATGCCGCGCGGCGTGGAGCGCTGAATTTGGATTTCTCCCAGGCTAATGCGGAATGGAAACCGTTGATTGATGCCCTTATGGGAGCGTATAAGTCTATTCACAAAGACGTACCCCTGAACTTGCTGCCGGATCACGGCAACGATAATACCCTCACCGGAGTCAGCGAAGTGTCTTTAAAAGCCTTTTTGGGCGGCAAGTGGAAGCCGCTGATTGATTTGATTGCCGCAGGGGAGATTAAAGGTCTTGCCGGAGTGGTAGGCTGCTCCAACTTGACTGCTGGCGGGCATGACGTGCTCAGCGTAGAGCTGACCAAGGAGCTGATCGCCAAAGACATCTTGGTGCTGACTGCGGGCTGCTCCTCCGGCGGCATCGAAAACTGCGGTCTTATGACACCGGAAGCTGCGCAGATGGCAGGGCCTAAGCTGAGAGCTGTCTGTGAAAAGCTGGGCATCCCGCCTGTGCTGAACTTTGGTCCCTGTCTAGCTATCGGACGATTGGAAATTGTGGCTTCGGAGATGGCGGAAGAGCTGGGCGTGGACTTGCCGCAGCTGCCGCTGGTGCTGTCTGCGGCCCAGTGGCTGGAAGAACAAGCCTTGGCCGACGGTGCTTACGGTCTGGCTCTAGGGCTGCCTCTTCATTTGGGATTGCCGCCGTTTATCACGGGCAGCAAGGTCGCTGTTAAAGTGCTGACAGAAGACATGAAGCAGCTTACTGGCGGACAGCTGATCATCAATTCAGATGCCAAGGAATCGGCGGAGCTATTGGAAAAGATTATCTTGGAGAAGCGCTCTGCGTTAAACATATAG
- the trhA gene encoding PAQR family membrane homeostasis protein TrhA, producing MPIYKQFMNARDPLSSFTHFIGACMAVGATLLLIGKCLYLEGTHPMTIVSAVIFGLSMIALYSTSSIYHFVKVPAPILVRIRKLDHSMIYVLIAGTYTPIVIGFMDLKRAAVFMGAIWLVALVGILIKVCSLHAPRWLYTSLYLLMGWAIVFDLDFLRQIPLEAILLIAVGGVMYSIGAGFYIAKKPNFSKAFGFHEIFHIFVILGTVFQYSAIYLYAI from the coding sequence ATGCCTATATACAAACAATTTATGAATGCCCGAGACCCGCTCAGCAGCTTCACACATTTTATCGGTGCCTGCATGGCCGTGGGAGCTACCCTCCTTCTGATTGGAAAATGCCTGTATCTAGAAGGAACGCATCCGATGACGATCGTCAGTGCTGTAATCTTTGGCTTATCCATGATTGCCCTTTACAGCACCAGCTCGATTTACCATTTTGTCAAAGTCCCTGCTCCTATTCTGGTGCGTATTCGCAAGCTGGATCATTCCATGATTTACGTACTCATTGCTGGAACCTATACACCTATCGTTATCGGTTTTATGGACCTAAAACGGGCAGCGGTATTTATGGGAGCGATTTGGCTGGTAGCCCTGGTAGGCATTCTCATTAAGGTTTGCTCGCTTCACGCGCCCAGGTGGCTGTATACGTCCCTCTATCTGCTCATGGGCTGGGCCATTGTCTTCGATCTGGACTTCCTGCGGCAAATCCCCTTGGAGGCCATCCTGCTTATCGCTGTGGGCGGTGTAATGTATTCCATCGGTGCAGGTTTTTACATTGCGAAAAAGCCTAATTTCAGCAAAGCTTTCGGCTTTCACGAGATTTTTCACATCTTTGTTATTCTGGGGACCGTATTCCAGTATAGTGCCATCTATCTCTACGCCATTTAG
- a CDS encoding DUF1540 domain-containing protein, with the protein MPALQCKVVPCSYNSKGCCCRPSIHVNGATAHVCSDTACQSFAEKTQNQMISGISYSSPNQTLSVDCDAHRCMYNQDRKCSAEAVSISYGFSGTECSSFQSGHSK; encoded by the coding sequence ATGCCTGCATTACAGTGTAAAGTGGTTCCCTGTTCTTACAACAGCAAAGGCTGTTGCTGCCGGCCTTCCATTCACGTAAATGGTGCGACAGCCCATGTCTGTTCGGACACAGCCTGTCAATCCTTTGCGGAAAAGACCCAAAATCAAATGATTAGCGGGATTTCTTACAGTTCTCCAAACCAAACCCTCAGTGTAGATTGCGATGCTCACCGATGTATGTACAACCAGGACCGAAAATGTTCAGCAGAAGCGGTATCCATCAGCTACGGTTTTTCCGGTACGGAATGTTCCTCCTTTCAGTCAGGCCACAGTAAATAG
- a CDS encoding PaaI family thioesterase — protein sequence MSIEEIFKQDDLEKIMRAFIAERRREPERLNEMLNIQLITCNKEERTAIFEFPIYDWELNPNNALHGGITASMMDYALGLFANCICRQLGGVFSPTVDLNVRYLLPIAGADKVQIKAQLLSSGASLLTLNGEASIQKGGPLVAAASATYKVLQR from the coding sequence ATGTCTATAGAAGAGATTTTTAAGCAAGATGATTTGGAAAAAATAATGAGGGCTTTTATAGCTGAAAGACGACGGGAACCAGAGCGGTTGAACGAAATGCTGAACATTCAGCTGATAACTTGCAATAAAGAGGAGCGGACAGCCATTTTTGAGTTTCCCATATACGACTGGGAACTGAATCCCAACAATGCACTTCACGGTGGAATAACTGCCTCCATGATGGATTATGCTTTAGGCTTGTTTGCTAATTGCATCTGTCGCCAGCTAGGAGGAGTGTTTTCCCCTACGGTGGACTTGAATGTCCGCTATCTGCTGCCCATCGCAGGAGCAGATAAGGTACAAATTAAGGCCCAGCTGCTTTCCTCGGGAGCTTCGCTTTTGACCTTGAACGGCGAAGCCAGCATCCAGAAGGGCGGCCCGCTGGTAGCTGCCGCCAGTGCTACTTATAAAGTGCTGCAAAGATAA
- a CDS encoding 4Fe-4S dicluster domain-containing protein, with product MKRIMIDDSKCDGCKNCSAACMQAHREPAGSIYDLDMSDPKNETRNHILADGKGGYRPIFCRHCTLPECAMSCMSGALNKEKDTGLVRYDEKKCGACFMCVMNCPYGVLKPDTLTRTKVIKCDFCLEADSEPSCVKNCPKKAIWVQEVQA from the coding sequence ATGAAGAGAATAATGATTGATGACAGCAAATGCGACGGCTGTAAAAATTGCAGCGCTGCCTGTATGCAGGCCCATAGAGAGCCGGCAGGCAGCATCTATGATTTGGATATGAGTGACCCGAAAAATGAGACCAGAAACCATATTTTGGCTGACGGTAAGGGCGGATATCGGCCTATTTTCTGTCGGCACTGTACCTTGCCGGAATGTGCCATGTCTTGTATGAGCGGAGCGCTGAACAAAGAAAAGGATACCGGTTTAGTCCGCTATGACGAGAAGAAATGCGGTGCCTGCTTTATGTGCGTGATGAACTGTCCTTATGGCGTTTTAAAGCCAGACACCTTGACTCGTACCAAGGTCATCAAGTGCGATTTCTGCCTGGAGGCAGATTCTGAGCCTAGCTGTGTAAAAAATTGTCCCAAGAAGGCCATATGGGTCCAGGAGGTACAGGCATGA
- a CDS encoding HD domain-containing phosphohydrolase yields MRWIKKSIVRVIGMTILFFTFLLFFTYYIFLDVYLKDYFEQQAQEQLLQDSENISANIEIFLQKYIIIVDQAKDNPDFIKLAKEVKDRDDKRKNPLYLKVTEELANISALDKNIALSYLSLAQANDLITDIYDYDINQNYNLSSRQWYLETIKKGRTTVTTPYQDMVTGKMAVTVAAPLVSDGMLLGAFSLDIMMEDIYAMMESYQTQETGYAVLVYNSGQILYHPDMDTSHSDEKRFLAHWLGSDLTKTILSGERGIASFYYKGEACFIAYMPMEELNMTVLTIIPTKVVFAPLNGFLTTNFCILAGLMLALLFSIVFLKRYISTPVVQICRELERFSASSQGMCLPKKYLARSDEIGILANGLTFMLDRLTDYLCEIESKNQELSNAKEEISVERSLFKTTIHSLGDGVISTDEYGRINIMNQAAEELTGWTMEEAKGLEFKKVFHIVRENTGMKCACPVSEVLEQGKPVGLDEDAVLIQKSGARIAVEDSAAPIKDEYGCVIGAVIVFRDFTEKKLKQEQILYLNYHDHLTGLHNRRFFEEELRRLDTDCNLPLSMAMADVNGLKLTNDAFGHAMGDELLRRVAKILKAQCGKEGVVARVGGDEFTLLLPRTTLEETEACMKRIHQAIAMETFNDIIISVSIGADTKQSPEDSIDQVIMRAEKQMYAKKITESQSMRNRTIQAILHALNEKNERERIHSEKVSKLSREIGEKMGLGVEVLRELETAGLMHDIGKIIISDDILNKPGKLTPDEYQEIKKHPACGYQILRSVDAYSSLAEHVLYHHERWDGTGYPHGLSGTDIPLLSRIITVADAFEAMTAKRPYKEPISAEAAKEELVRQAGRQFDPEVVQIFVETVL; encoded by the coding sequence ATGAGATGGATAAAAAAGAGTATTGTCAGAGTAATAGGCATGACTATTTTGTTCTTTACTTTTTTGTTGTTTTTCACCTACTACATTTTTCTTGATGTTTATTTGAAAGATTATTTTGAACAGCAAGCACAGGAACAGCTGCTCCAGGATTCTGAAAATATTTCTGCAAATATTGAAATTTTTTTGCAAAAATATATTATCATTGTAGACCAGGCGAAAGATAATCCGGACTTTATTAAGTTAGCCAAAGAAGTAAAGGACCGAGACGACAAGCGGAAAAATCCGCTGTATCTTAAGGTCACGGAGGAATTGGCAAACATTTCGGCGCTGGACAAAAATATTGCACTATCGTACTTATCCCTGGCCCAAGCCAATGATTTAATTACGGACATATATGATTATGATATAAATCAGAATTATAATCTGTCTAGCAGACAGTGGTACCTTGAGACTATAAAAAAGGGTAGGACGACAGTTACTACACCTTACCAGGATATGGTGACGGGCAAGATGGCTGTAACCGTAGCCGCACCTTTGGTGAGCGACGGAATGCTTCTAGGGGCTTTTAGCCTAGATATCATGATGGAAGATATTTATGCGATGATGGAAAGTTATCAGACCCAGGAGACTGGTTATGCCGTGCTGGTTTATAATTCGGGACAGATTCTCTACCATCCGGATATGGATACCAGCCATTCAGACGAAAAAAGATTTCTGGCTCATTGGCTGGGAAGTGATTTGACGAAAACTATTCTTTCAGGGGAACGTGGTATCGCTAGTTTTTATTATAAGGGCGAAGCGTGTTTCATTGCCTATATGCCTATGGAAGAGTTAAATATGACGGTACTGACCATTATCCCCACCAAGGTAGTCTTTGCGCCTCTAAACGGGTTTTTGACTACTAATTTCTGTATCCTGGCAGGGCTAATGTTGGCGTTACTATTTAGCATTGTATTTTTGAAACGGTATATCTCTACGCCTGTGGTGCAGATTTGCCGGGAACTTGAAAGGTTCAGCGCAAGCAGCCAGGGCATGTGTCTGCCAAAAAAATATCTGGCTCGATCAGATGAGATTGGCATTCTCGCCAATGGTTTAACCTTTATGCTGGACCGGTTGACAGACTACCTCTGCGAGATTGAATCCAAAAATCAGGAATTATCTAATGCTAAAGAGGAAATCAGCGTGGAACGTTCTCTCTTTAAAACTACCATTCATTCCTTGGGAGATGGGGTTATTTCTACTGATGAGTATGGTCGAATTAACATCATGAATCAAGCGGCGGAAGAACTGACCGGATGGACCATGGAAGAGGCAAAAGGGCTGGAGTTTAAAAAGGTTTTCCACATTGTTAGGGAAAATACCGGCATGAAATGTGCTTGTCCGGTCAGTGAGGTCCTGGAGCAGGGCAAACCTGTGGGGTTGGACGAGGATGCTGTTCTGATACAAAAGTCAGGAGCCCGCATTGCCGTAGAAGACAGTGCCGCGCCTATCAAGGATGAATATGGGTGCGTAATCGGTGCAGTCATCGTCTTTCGAGATTTTACAGAGAAAAAGCTGAAGCAGGAACAAATTCTTTATTTGAATTATCATGACCACCTGACGGGTCTTCATAACCGACGCTTTTTTGAAGAAGAGTTAAGGCGGTTAGATACTGACTGCAATTTGCCGCTTTCTATGGCTATGGCTGATGTTAACGGGCTGAAGCTGACCAATGATGCTTTTGGACACGCCATGGGCGATGAGCTGCTGAGACGGGTCGCTAAAATATTAAAAGCACAATGCGGTAAAGAAGGGGTAGTCGCCAGAGTAGGCGGCGATGAGTTCACTTTGTTGCTGCCGAGAACGACTTTAGAAGAGACAGAAGCTTGTATGAAGAGGATTCATCAGGCGATTGCCATGGAGACGTTCAACGATATTATCATTTCTGTTTCAATTGGGGCCGATACCAAGCAAAGTCCGGAAGATTCTATTGACCAAGTAATCATGCGGGCGGAAAAACAAATGTATGCAAAAAAGATTACGGAGAGCCAGAGTATGCGAAACCGGACGATTCAGGCGATTCTTCATGCGCTCAATGAAAAGAATGAGCGGGAGCGGATTCACTCAGAGAAGGTCAGCAAGCTCAGCCGGGAGATCGGCGAAAAGATGGGCTTAGGGGTGGAAGTCCTCCGAGAGTTGGAGACTGCCGGTCTCATGCACGACATCGGCAAAATCATTATATCTGATGACATCTTGAACAAGCCAGGAAAGTTGACCCCTGACGAATATCAGGAAATCAAGAAACATCCAGCGTGCGGATACCAGATTCTCCGCTCGGTGGATGCTTATTCCTCCTTGGCGGAACATGTCCTCTACCATCACGAACGCTGGGACGGAACTGGCTATCCCCATGGCCTCAGCGGAACGGATATCCCTCTTTTGTCTAGGATTATAACTGTCGCAGATGCCTTTGAAGCAATGACCGCTAAGAGGCCTTACAAGGAGCCGATTTCCGCGGAGGCGGCGAAGGAGGAGTTAGTACGGCAGGCGGGAAGGCAGTTTGACCCGGAAGTTGTGCAAATATTTGTGGAAACAGTGTTGTAA
- a CDS encoding CGGC domain-containing protein — protein METKYVIVIQCDIVRRRCSGFACTNTFYNREDSFKDKDYDENVRYIPMTCGGCCGAGLASLLEHFSKRSAKQNGLKKEEVVVHLSSCMVTENYHHDRCPHIDYIKALVKKKGYSRIVEGTYISQSAEKKRAAGIYKTY, from the coding sequence ATGGAAACCAAGTATGTCATCGTCATTCAATGTGATATCGTGAGAAGGCGGTGCAGTGGCTTTGCCTGCACCAACACTTTTTATAATCGAGAAGACAGCTTTAAAGATAAGGACTATGATGAAAATGTGCGTTATATTCCAATGACCTGTGGCGGTTGCTGCGGTGCCGGACTGGCTTCCCTGCTGGAGCATTTTTCAAAGAGGTCCGCGAAGCAAAATGGCCTCAAGAAGGAGGAGGTGGTCGTACACCTATCCTCCTGTATGGTGACGGAGAATTATCACCACGACCGATGTCCTCATATAGATTACATTAAGGCTCTAGTAAAAAAGAAAGGCTATAGTCGAATTGTGGAAGGTACATATATCAGTCAGAGTGCAGAAAAGAAACGGGCGGCAGGAATCTATAAAACCTATTAA
- a CDS encoding TIGR01440 family protein, which yields MLEQIKQEAAAAAEQLCEAAKLKEGALVVIGCSSSEVEGCKIGSSSNPEVANAIFEGIYGVFQPKGIFLAAQCCEHLNRALIIERSVASDDDIVNVIPQPKAGGSFATAAYKNFKEPVAVEAIKADAGLDIGGTLIGMHLKKVAVPLRIETKQIGNAIVLAARTRRKFVGGQRAMYDEELM from the coding sequence ATGTTAGAACAAATTAAACAAGAAGCTGCTGCCGCTGCGGAGCAGCTGTGCGAAGCTGCAAAGCTAAAAGAAGGAGCCCTGGTGGTTATCGGCTGCTCCTCCAGTGAGGTAGAAGGCTGCAAGATTGGCAGCAGCTCCAATCCAGAGGTGGCCAATGCTATCTTTGAAGGGATTTATGGAGTGTTTCAGCCAAAAGGGATCTTTCTGGCTGCCCAGTGCTGCGAACATCTGAATCGAGCACTGATTATAGAGCGATCAGTGGCGTCAGACGATGATATCGTCAACGTAATTCCGCAACCCAAGGCAGGTGGTTCTTTTGCGACCGCAGCGTACAAGAACTTTAAGGAGCCAGTAGCGGTGGAAGCCATCAAAGCCGATGCGGGCCTGGATATAGGGGGCACTTTGATTGGTATGCATCTGAAAAAAGTAGCAGTACCACTGCGGATTGAGACCAAGCAGATTGGAAATGCTATCGTCTTGGCGGCCAGAACCAGACGGAAATTCGTAGGCGGTCAGCGGGCCATGTACGATGAAGAGTTGATGTAA
- a CDS encoding NAD(P)/FAD-dependent oxidoreductase: protein MRHVIIGVGAAGMTAARRIRELEPVAEIVMVSKDEHVHSRCMLHHYLSGHRDERTLNFVSEDFFVRNNITWLPSVAVQALVPERKNLILTNHQVICYDKLLIATGADSFMPPIGDFPTASNVFGLRNLSDAQAIGAYIRPQGKVVIVGSGLVGMDAAYALLERQMDVTVVEMAERILPLQLDEVAGQEYRKRFEQAGCKFLLGRKASETVTDGQNRVCQLVLDDGTTLNCNLVIVAAGVHPALGWGLGSGLEGERSISVNDCMETNLPDVYAAGDVTGLSGIWPNAMKQGRIAAENMCGFRMCYEDTYALKNTINFFGLVTLSLGKGQVQEGDQVVVSEDRHCYKRAIIRDHKLDSILLQGNIDYAGIYQYLIKKQIPLEQGQDIFKTSFADYYKVRLDGQYEYQL, encoded by the coding sequence ATGAGACATGTGATAATAGGCGTAGGTGCTGCCGGCATGACGGCGGCCAGAAGGATTCGAGAGCTAGAGCCGGTAGCTGAAATTGTGATGGTTTCCAAGGATGAGCATGTCCACTCTCGATGTATGCTCCACCACTATTTAAGCGGACATCGGGATGAACGAACACTTAATTTTGTTTCAGAAGATTTCTTTGTAAGAAACAACATAACCTGGCTGCCATCGGTTGCGGTCCAAGCCCTGGTGCCGGAGCGGAAAAATCTGATTCTGACCAACCATCAAGTGATCTGCTATGATAAGCTGTTGATTGCTACCGGAGCAGACAGCTTTATGCCGCCGATAGGAGATTTTCCGACGGCAAGCAATGTATTCGGGCTGCGAAATCTCAGTGATGCTCAGGCTATAGGGGCCTATATCCGCCCCCAGGGCAAAGTGGTTATTGTGGGCTCCGGCTTGGTGGGCATGGATGCAGCTTACGCTCTCTTGGAGCGGCAGATGGATGTAACTGTGGTAGAAATGGCGGAGCGGATATTGCCCCTGCAACTGGATGAAGTGGCAGGCCAGGAATATCGCAAGCGGTTTGAACAAGCTGGCTGCAAGTTTCTGTTGGGGCGCAAGGCCTCGGAGACGGTGACAGACGGGCAGAACCGGGTCTGCCAGCTGGTGTTAGACGATGGAACGACTCTGAACTGCAATCTGGTTATCGTGGCGGCGGGGGTTCATCCGGCCCTGGGATGGGGATTGGGTTCCGGTTTGGAAGGAGAGCGGAGCATTTCCGTCAACGACTGCATGGAGACGAATCTGCCGGACGTATATGCCGCAGGAGATGTGACGGGCCTGTCTGGCATTTGGCCTAACGCCATGAAACAGGGGCGTATTGCCGCAGAAAATATGTGCGGTTTTCGTATGTGTTATGAGGATACTTACGCCCTGAAGAATACCATTAATTTTTTCGGTCTGGTGACGCTTTCTTTGGGAAAAGGGCAGGTTCAGGAAGGCGATCAAGTGGTGGTGAGTGAAGACCGGCACTGCTATAAAAGGGCCATCATTCGAGATCACAAGCTGGACAGCATTTTGCTGCAAGGCAATATAGATTATGCTGGCATTTATCAGTATCTGATTAAAAAGCAGATTCCGTTGGAACAAGGCCAGGATATTTTCAAGACTTCCTTTGCAGACTATTATAAGGTCCGCCTGGACGGTCAATATGAATATCAGCTTTAA